From Apium graveolens cultivar Ventura unplaced genomic scaffold, ASM990537v1 ctg6576, whole genome shotgun sequence, a single genomic window includes:
- the LOC141703357 gene encoding uncharacterized protein LOC141703357, translating to MQTPPESRPYNRQCDYHETHGHKTENCLSLKYFIEDQVKKGNLNQYISREKNQREERQRKGKNMVNVVLGGSHSPPRSPGSGDEVFSIQSYPEMMISFSSKDYEGVNPNHNEALVVTLDIFDNEVRRMLIDNGSSVDILFKHTVDRMKLGSVRSNECQEDPLYGFGNNLVPIQGTLYLPVIFGSGSNQVTHVIKFYVINTPSSYNGIIGRSALTRIQAITSISHLKIKFPTPTGVGEIKGDYEVAERCYSQALVMAETHQDNKRKAVVLRKQQSIKKHRPHSRDDARKEVQIIESLSDPKATK from the coding sequence ATGCAGACTCCAccagagagcaggccttacaacaggCAGTGCGACTACCATGAAACCCATGGACACAAGACTGAAAATTGTctctctttaaaatacttcattgaagatcaAGTCAAGAAAGGCAACCTGAATCAATACATCTCAAGGGAGAAAAATCAGAGAGAAGAAAGGCAAAGAAAAGGTAAGAATATGGTGAATGTGGTCCTGGGAGGTTCACACTCTCCCCCTAGGAGCCCGGGCTCAGGAGATGAGGTATTCTCCATTcaatcctacccggagatgaTGATCTCATTCAGCAGCAAGGATTACGAAGGGGTCAACCCGAATCACAACGAAGCCTTGGTGGTAACACTTGATATCTTTGACAACGAAGTAAGAAGGATGTTGATTGATAATGGATCCTCAGTAGACATACTCTTCAAACATACTGTGGACAggatgaagcttgggagcgtacGCTCCAATGAATGCCAAGAGGACCCTCTGTACGGGTTCGGAaacaacttggtcccgatccaaggaactttATACTTACCAGTTATATTTGGATCGGGCTCAAACCAAGTTACCCATGTGATAAAGTTCTACGTGATCAATACTCCTTCATCCTACAACGGCATAATCGGGCGCTCAGCCTTGACTaggatccaagcaatcacctccatatcacacTTGAAAATCAAATTCCCAACTCCTACCGGAGTAGGAGAAATCAAGGGAGACTATGaggtagctgaaagatgttatagccaGGCTCTGGTAATGGCTGAAACTCATCAAGACAACAAGAGAAAGGCTGTGGTGCTCCGGAAACAGcaaagtattaagaaacatcgccCACACTCGAGGGATGATGCGAGAAAAGAAGTTCAGATCATAGAGTCCCTCTCAGACCCAAAAGCAACCAAATAA